Genomic DNA from Spirochaetaceae bacterium:
CTGCGCCGCCCCCGCGCCGACGGCGCGGTCCGCACGTGCCGCAAACGGAAACGTGGCGGCCTGTCACGGGAGCGCGGTGGCGGCAACGATGCCGAGCGTCTCCCGGCGCTGCACGTACGCCACCAGGAACCCCTCACCGGACACCAGTTCCTCCGGCACCTCAATGCTGACCACGCCGGCGCTGTCTCCCGGTCCCAGGGTCACCGTACTGAATCCGCGCACGACGTTGCGATGGCGCAGCGTGCGCCCGGCGTTTTCGCCGCGCGGCACGTGGTTCTCCAGGCTGGATTCCAGGGCCGCGACCAGGAGGGTACAACCGGCCGGCACGCCGGAGACCTCGTAGTTCACGCGGATGGCGTGCGGTCGGCGGTCGACGTCCGCAAGCGCCACCCGCGGCAGCGATTCTGCGGCCGTCTCCGGACCGAGGGCGGTCAGCGCCGACGAGCGCACCAGGTGGTAGTCCTGGGCCGGACGCACGATGCTGCGCCCGTTGAGCACCATCTGCGGCGTATAGACGCCGCTGCCGAGCACCTGTCCATAGCGCCGCTGCCGCCGCGCCGCCTCCGGGATGGCATACGGGTCGGGCCAGCCGAGGTAGTCCCAGTAGTGGACGTGCCACTCGATCGGAAACACCGCCAGTCCTTCGGTGTCCTCGACCAGCCGCGCCAGCGCCTCCTCGGCACGCGGGCAACTGTTGCAACCCTGCGACGTAAACAACTCCACCACCGCGAACGACGACGTTGCATCCGCGGCCGCGGCGAACGCCGTCCAGACAAGTACCAAAGTGCGCACGTACATGCATTCAGCGTATTGGAGCGGCATTGACCCGGTCAACTCGCGCGGCCGGTTTCCGGCGACGGTGCGGCGCCGCGCTCAGCGATCGGAATCGCCGTGCGCCGAGTGCGAACCCAGCGTAATCTCGCCGCCCTGTTCGAGTTCGCGGATCGTCGCGGCCACCCGCTGCTGGGCAGCTTCGACGGCGCCGAGACGAATGTTGCCGAGCGCCCGCATGGCGTCCTGCAGCAATGCCGCGCCGCGCTTCGACATGGCGCCGGTGACGCGCTCCGCCATGTCCTGGTCTACCGCCTTCAGCGCCGCGGCAAGATCGTTGCGGCTCACTGCGCGCAGCACGCGCCGCAGCGAGCCGTCGTCGAGCAGCCACAGATCCTCGAACGCGAACATCTGCTGCTTCAGTTCGTCGCTGAGCGCCGGATCCTCGTCCCCTATGGCATCGATGATGGTGCGCTCGGTGGCGCGGTCCAGGTGATGCAGGATCTTCAGCACGCGTCGGTTACCGCCCGACACGACGTACGCGTTGTCGGTACGCTTGCGCGAGACTCTCGATACTCTGGCGAGACGGCGCTGCAATACTCGCTCCACCTCGACGACCACCTCCGGGATGGTCTGCTCCAGGGTGGCGACGCGGCGCGCCACGTCCGCCTGCACCGTGTAGGGCAGGCTGGCGAGCAGCGCTGCCGCGTCATCCGGCTTCAGGTAGGCAAGGACCAGCGCGATGGTCTGCGGGTGTTCGCCGCGTATGGACGCCAGCACCTGTCCGGAGTCGGAACGGCGTACGAATCCGAACGGCCGGGCGTGCAGCGCCCGCGTCACTCGCCCGATCATGGCTACCGCCCGTTCCGCGCCGAGCGATTTTTCGAGCACGTCGCGCGCGTAATCGAGGCCGCCGCCACGGTTCGCGCCGCGGGTCAGCATGAGTTTCTGGAATTCGGCGAGCGCGGCGTCCTGCTGAGCGGGGGCTACCTGCCCCAACTGCGCAATCGCCAGGGAGAGCTGTTCTATTTCGTGTTCGTCGAGATGCTCGAAGATCCGTGCGGCAAGATCGGTGCCGAGCAGCACCAGAATCACCGCTGCCTTCTGCTGCCCGGTAAGGTGACCCCCGGGCGCGGCGTCCGGAGGTTCGCCGGCTCCCGCCGCCCTCATTGCGCGCTGGCCCTCCCGTCGCCGGCGTCGTATGGGACAGCCGGCGAAGGAGCGCAGCGTATTACTTTGCGGCGTGCACCGGCAACCGCCGCCGCATCCGGACGCGCCGGGTGCGCGCCGGCAACGGCGGCCAGAGGCGCTCTACCAGCGCGAACGTTCCTCCCGCGGCCGCGCCACTTCGACGGTAATCCGGCGGCCGTCGAGCTCGGTCTCGTTGAGGGCCTCGGAGGCGGTCTGAGCTTCCGCCGGGGTGCTCATCTCCACGAAACCGAACCCGCGCGACTCGCCGGTGTACTTGTCGGTGACGACCCGCGCCGAGTCCACCGTCCCATGGACGGCGAACACTTCCTCAAGGCGCTCATCCGTGACTTTGTAGGGAAGGCCTCCGACGAACAGCTTCTTGTTCATGTTCTATCTCCTGCAGAACCTCGTTCTCCTCCGACCGGTCAACCGCGACTAAGGGGGCAGTCAGTCTTGAACGGCGGCGATACAACGAAAGTCGACCAAACAGGGGAAACTGCGTCCGTGCCCGCAGCGGGCGCGCGATTGGTGGGGTGGGAGGGAAGTGAGTAGTCTTGCGCCCCGAAGTGTATAGCTATCGGTGCCGGCGGGTCAACGTGTCACGAAGCCCCGGCATCCGAGTTGGCAGTCGCGGCGAAACCGCGCGCCCGGTATTGACCATTCGTGGCGTTTCGATGCATTCTGCGCGGCACAACGAGAGCCGCGTGCGCTGACGCGGCGAAACGGGCGGTTAGCTCAGTTGGCTAGAGCACTAGCTCGACACGCTAGGGGTCACTGGTTCGAGTCCAGTACCGCCCAAGCCCTGCCCATGCGTTGCACGGTGAACCTGCGCCCGACGAGCGCAAGGAACGGTGACTGGTCCGCGAAGGCCGGCCGGCGGCAGGTGCCTGGGCAGCGGTCTTCATCGTCTTCCATGTCACGGAGTGGCCGAACAGATACATGACGGATTCGCAAAACCCCGGCAGTCGTCCGCGTCATGGCGGAGCACTGTCCAAACTGTCCAAGGAAGCCATCAACGAGCTTCCTGCCGGCAGCTTTCCGGGCCGCATCGAGGTGGTCGAGGGAACGCATGCGGCATCCGCCGCCTGCGATGCCCTGCGCACCGGCGCGGCGCACGGCGAGATGGCGGTGCTCGGTTTCGACACCGAGTCGCGGCCCGCGTTCCGGCGTGGCGAACGCCACCCCATCGCCCTGGTACAGCTCGCCAGCGCCGACTTGGCGTGCCTGTTCCGCATCGACCCGCGGCTCGGTCCGCCGCCGCCGTTGCACGAGCTGCTTGCCAACCGTGAGGTGGTCAAGGTGGCGCAGGCGCCCGCGGACGAGGTGCGTGAACTGCGCGACCGCTGGCGCGTGGAGGTGCGCCGGGTGGTCGACCTGGTCCCGATCGCGCGCGCGGCCGGCTGCACCCCGCTGAGCCTGCGCGCCCTCGCCGCCGCCTACCTTTCGATTCGCATCTCCAAGGGGGCACAGACCTCCAACTGGGCGGCGCCGCGGCTCAGCGAGCGGCAGCGCCGCTACGCCGCCACCGATGCCTGGGCGTGCCGGGAGATATTCCTTGCCATGGGTTCGCCGCCGGCTGCCGAACTGCGCCTGAACGACGCCACGCCGTCCGCTCGTGGCGCACGACGGCGCCGCCCCCGGCGGCGTTCCGTATCGCCGCCGGAGGCGGAGCGCCGAGACGCCGGACGATCCGGTTCGGGGCGCGTCCCCGCGGCGCGTGCGAGGGGGAGTTGACGATGCCACTTGCGGAGACGGCGTGCAGTGCCGGGTGCCCGCGGGGCCGGCAGGCGGGGCGCGGGACAGCGCCGCGGCGCCGCGCACTGGCACTCGCCGCGGCGGTCTGCATGCTCGGGCTCGCGTCCTGCATCAGTATCGAGTCGCGGTTCACGTTCGATGCCGACGGCAGCGGCGAACTGCAGCTTCGCTACCTGCTGGACGGCGCGCTCGCGCGACTCGGCGTTGCGTCCGATTCCGAGGCGCTGGCGCTGCCGCTGAGCGAGGCGGAGTTTCGGGCGGCGGCAGCGGCGATCGAGGGCCTGGAACTGGTCAGCTATCGGCGCGCGGATCAGGGCGACCAGGCGGAGGTGGTAGCGGTGTTGCAGTTCGACCGGGTGGAACGCGTCGCCGAGCTGGCCAGCTTCGCGCCGCTGCATCCGCGCCTGCACGGCGACGACCCCGCGGTGTTCGAGCTGGCGGTCAGCCCGGGCGGCGACCAGCCTCTGGATGAGGCGACGGTGCACTTTCTTGGCACGTTGCTAGGCAGTCACACGGTCAGCTTCGTGGTAGTGGCGCCGCGGCCGATTCGAGATGCCGGTGCGGGCACGCTGGCGGAGGACGGCAGCCGGGTAACGCTGTCGATCCGGCTGGCCGACTACGCCGCGGACATCGAGCCGAGGATGCTCCGCGTAAGCTGGTAAAGCGCGCCCCGCGCGCTCTGGGGACGGCCGCGCAGGCTCGCGCGGGCGTGCGCGGCCGTGCGATTTCCGTTGACACGAAAGAGCGCAATTGGCATAGTTACGGCAATCCCACGAGAATCTTCGCAGCGGTGCACCACCGACCCTCGCCGGTCTTCCGTGCCCGTCTCGCAAGGGACTTGGTGGCCGCTCGCAGGCGGTGCCCGATCCCACCCGGCATGCGAAGGGGCTTCACCGGGTCAGTAACCGAGCGTGCCGCCGCGCGGGGCACCGAACGGGGAGGGAGTGACACCGCTCATGGATGTCCTCAAGGATGTGAAGAACGCCGAAGCCGAGGCCGAGCGTATCGAGGAGCAGTACCGCTCTCGCGCCGCCGATCTGGTGGCTCGCTGTGCGACCGACCTGGACAGCGAACGCAAGCGGCGCGTCGGAGCAATTGAAGAGGAGTTGCGGCACTACCGCGACGAACTCCGCCGCGACCTCGCCGCCGGGCGGACCAGGGTACACGAACAGGGTGCGCGTGAGTTGGCGCAGCTTGAACGCCGCGCGAGCGCCAATCGAGAAGGCGCGGTCGCCGCGCTGCTCGCTGATCTGAACAAGCGCTAGCGCATCCCGCCGCCGCTTCACCGCCGCTGATCGTAGATGGCAATCGCCACCCTCACCAAGGCCGAACTGGTCGCCCCGCGCGAGGCGGTTCCCGGCCTGCTGCAGTCCTTGGAGCAGGCTGCTCTGCTGCACGTCGACGACGTCCACGAAGGCATTTCCGACGAACTGGCGCAATGGGAGCAGCGCGAGCCCGTCGATACCTCGTCGGTAGACGGCATGCTGGCCTCCGTGCGTTGGATTCTCGACCTGTTTCAGCGCTTCGCGCCGCACAAGACCGGGATGCTGGAGGATTTCTTCGGTTCGCCGCCGGCCGTGGGCGATGCCGAATTCAAACAGCTCGTGGCATCGGTCGACGTGCAGGCCTACCGGGCAGAACTGGAGCGGCGCCTGGCTGAATACGAAGAGGTGGAGTCCGACCTGGCGGCGCTGCGCGAACGGATCGCACGGGTCACGCCGTGGCAGCGGTTGGGCGTCGACCTGGCCGATGTTGCGCGCAGCGGTTTTGCGGCACTTACCGCGATTCGCGTGCCGGCGGCCGCGGTCGCGGAACTGGAACGGTTGCTGGCGGAGCGCGGCGGGCATCTGCGGCTCGCTTCGGTGAGCGAGGCCGCCAAGAGCGCTTATGCCATCGTGGTGTCCCTGCCGGCCGACCTGGACGCGGTCGGGGTGGCGTTGCGGCAAGTGCGCGGCGAAGAGATCGAGCTGCCGAAACTGCCCGCTTCCGCCGCCGACGCCCTGCAGGCGGCGCGGCAACAGAGCGTGGAACTGGAGCAGCGCCGCGACCGGCTGGCCGCCGCGCTGGCCGCGGAGGCGCACGAGCGGCGCCGGGCGCTGCAGGCGATCGCCGACGAGTATGAGAACCGGCGCGCCGGTCTCGATGCGCGCAGCCGCGTCTTCTACTCGCGCCACGCCGCCGTGATCGTCGGCTGGGTGGAGGAGACCCGGCGCCCGGCGCTGGAAGAGTTGCTTGCCGTCCACCATCCGCACGTCCGCTACCGCCTGTCCGAGCCCGGCGCCGGCGACCGGCCGCCGGTCAAGCTCGAAAACGGATCCCTCGCGCGCCCGTTCCAGACCCTGATTTCCATGTACGGCATGCCCAACTACTTCGGCGTCGACCCGACGCCGTTCGTGGCGGTCGCCATGACCGTGTTCTACGCGATCGCGCTCGGCGACTTCGGCTACGGCGTGCTGCAGATTCTGTTGGCGGCGTGGTTGCGCAAGCGCTTTCAGTCGGTCGGCGAGACGCGCCTGTTCCTTACCATGTTCGTGTACATGGGCGTGGCCACCCTGGTGGTCGGCGTGTTGACCTGGAGCTTCTTCGGGTTCTCGCCCGGCGCCACCGAGGAGTCCAAGTTCCTCGGCTTCCTGCCGCTGGTCAGTCCGACCAGGGACATCATCCCGCTGATCGGAATCGCGGTCGGCGTCGGCATCGTGTTTCAGCTCGCCTCCATCACCGCCGGATTCGTCAACCTGCTCAAGCGCGGCGACCGCACCAGCGCCATCTGCGACAACCTGGCATGGCTGGCGTTGCTGATCGGCGGCCTGCTCGCCCTCGGCGGCGTGTTCCTGGCGCAACCGGCGCTCACCGGCGTGGGCGCGGTGCTCGCGGCGGCCGGTGCGCTGGTGATCGTGTTCTTCGCCGGGCGCGACAGCAAGAACTTCGTGGCGCGCATTCTGGCCGGCGTGGTGTCGCTGTACGGCATCGTGGGCTACTACGGGCTGGTGGGGTTCTTCTCCGACGGCCTGTCCTACATGCGCCTGGCGATTCTCAACATGACCTCGGCGTTCATCGCCTTCGTGGCGCAGGTGATCGGCGGGCTGTTTCTCGGCGGCGGCAACTCGGTCGTCATGGTGGTGATCGCGGCCGTGATCGGCGGGGTGATCTTCGTGTTTTTCCACCTGCTCAACCTCGTCCTGTCGATGCTCGGCGCGTTCGTACATTCGTTGCGACTC
This window encodes:
- a CDS encoding DUF1223 domain-containing protein; protein product: MYVRTLVLVWTAFAAAADATSSFAVVELFTSQGCNSCPRAEEALARLVEDTEGLAVFPIEWHVHYWDYLGWPDPYAIPEAARRQRRYGQVLGSGVYTPQMVLNGRSIVRPAQDYHLVRSSALTALGPETAAESLPRVALADVDRRPHAIRVNYEVSGVPAGCTLLVAALESSLENHVPRGENAGRTLRHRNVVRGFSTVTLGPGDSAGVVSIEVPEELVSGEGFLVAYVQRRETLGIVAATALP
- the fliG gene encoding flagellar motor switch protein FliG; this encodes MRAAGAGEPPDAAPGGHLTGQQKAAVILVLLGTDLAARIFEHLDEHEIEQLSLAIAQLGQVAPAQQDAALAEFQKLMLTRGANRGGGLDYARDVLEKSLGAERAVAMIGRVTRALHARPFGFVRRSDSGQVLASIRGEHPQTIALVLAYLKPDDAAALLASLPYTVQADVARRVATLEQTIPEVVVEVERVLQRRLARVSRVSRKRTDNAYVVSGGNRRVLKILHHLDRATERTIIDAIGDEDPALSDELKQQMFAFEDLWLLDDGSLRRVLRAVSRNDLAAALKAVDQDMAERVTGAMSKRGAALLQDAMRALGNIRLGAVEAAQQRVAATIRELEQGGEITLGSHSAHGDSDR
- a CDS encoding RNA-binding protein; the protein is MNKKLFVGGLPYKVTDERLEEVFAVHGTVDSARVVTDKYTGESRGFGFVEMSTPAEAQTASEALNETELDGRRITVEVARPREERSRW
- a CDS encoding 3'-5' exonuclease domain-containing protein 2, yielding MTDSQNPGSRPRHGGALSKLSKEAINELPAGSFPGRIEVVEGTHAASAACDALRTGAAHGEMAVLGFDTESRPAFRRGERHPIALVQLASADLACLFRIDPRLGPPPPLHELLANREVVKVAQAPADEVRELRDRWRVEVRRVVDLVPIARAAGCTPLSLRALAAAYLSIRISKGAQTSNWAAPRLSERQRRYAATDAWACREIFLAMGSPPAAELRLNDATPSARGARRRRPRRRSVSPPEAERRDAGRSGSGRVPAARARGS